From the genome of Nakamurella flavida, one region includes:
- a CDS encoding NYN domain-containing protein translates to MTMPGQAYVLIDGENIDATLGQSIFRRRPAPGERPRWERVLEYVRTEWQDQVTGLFFLNAALTPLPSPFVQALMTMQYRPVILSGPPDVKVVDVAIQRTLASLADREADVALLSHDGDFLEEIRPLLDGTRRVALVGFRELVNSAYAELTEQGLQIIDLEDQVKAFNVPLPRVRIIPIEDFDPAAFLA, encoded by the coding sequence ATGACCATGCCAGGGCAGGCCTACGTGCTGATCGACGGCGAGAACATCGACGCCACCCTGGGGCAGAGCATCTTCCGGCGGCGACCGGCGCCGGGTGAGCGCCCGCGCTGGGAGCGGGTGCTGGAGTACGTCCGGACCGAGTGGCAGGACCAGGTCACCGGCCTGTTCTTCCTGAACGCCGCACTGACCCCGCTGCCCAGCCCGTTCGTCCAGGCCCTGATGACGATGCAGTACCGGCCGGTCATCCTGTCCGGGCCGCCGGACGTCAAGGTCGTCGACGTGGCCATCCAGCGCACCCTGGCCTCGCTGGCCGACCGCGAGGCCGACGTCGCCCTGCTCTCCCACGACGGCGACTTCCTCGAGGAGATCCGCCCGCTGCTGGACGGCACCCGCCGCGTCGCCCTCGTCGGCTTCCGCGAGTTGGTCAACTCCGCCTATGCCGAGCTGACGGAACAGGGCCTGCAGATCATCGACCTGGAGGACCAGGTCAAGGCGTTCAACGTGCCGCTCCCCCGCGTCCGGATCATCCCCATCGAGGACTTCGACCCGGCTGCGTTCCTCGCCTGA
- a CDS encoding GtrA family protein → MWTSWPGTRRHVVTAPGTAPAVGDSVLATFLRFVAVGATGSAAYGLLFLAISATTTVPHLAVNLLATVGSTLLSSELHRRFTFRAHGPGSVSHGQTAGIGMAAVGLVVSSLVLAGWNIVNPGAEDLTTLFVVYGCTGLMGLVNFVTQRTVLARTVSPRATLGTEMPEWLGGADSRPAV, encoded by the coding sequence ATGTGGACGTCATGGCCGGGCACGCGGCGCCATGTGGTGACGGCGCCCGGGACCGCACCGGCCGTCGGCGATTCCGTCCTGGCGACCTTCCTGCGGTTCGTGGCCGTCGGCGCGACCGGGAGCGCGGCCTACGGGCTGCTGTTCCTGGCCATCAGCGCGACCACCACCGTCCCGCACCTCGCCGTGAACCTGCTGGCCACCGTCGGCTCCACGCTGCTGAGCAGTGAGCTGCACCGCCGTTTCACCTTCCGGGCGCACGGCCCGGGCTCGGTGAGCCACGGGCAGACCGCCGGTATCGGGATGGCCGCCGTCGGGCTCGTCGTCAGCAGCCTGGTCCTGGCGGGATGGAACATCGTGAACCCCGGAGCGGAGGACCTGACCACCCTGTTCGTCGTCTACGGCTGCACCGGCCTCATGGGCCTGGTCAACTTCGTCACCCAGCGTACCGTGCTGGCCCGGACCGTCTCCCCCCGCGCCACGCTCGGCACCGAGATGCCGGAATGGCTGGGCGGCGCCGACTCCCGACCGGCCGTCTGA
- a CDS encoding monodechloroaminopyrrolnitrin synthase PrnB family protein gives MTVIRELRAALDQAFSAPGADARADELLAGGGAGLPDAHPAILDHDAVRAADPLGLDREFGELPAVNAAGDARTLLGWVRTAARRGDPGWAAEDAVAALRDAGMLLASLGRAGVDPSVAAPEWEPLLTAWALRTDMVPRDTVVHYGFWNPVGDRERRFLDRGPQEGALIQSVRTSCRLLPLAGTALDVSWRCGPTSPAGLAALAVMRDAVVAFAGEFARVRQIVDPHFFIEKLRPFFEPITVAGNPWSGPAAAFIPLYLVDEALWGGGEALAAMHAEALRYGRPEWRRARERMAARPALSTWLEAGERGDHTPELATALELTDSAVHALLRFRGQHVTTARRAYSDQDSAFRHGSGGFVPEDLKRVVDDERAAATGLHAAEQRAGA, from the coding sequence GTGACCGTGATCCGGGAGCTGCGCGCTGCCCTGGACCAGGCCTTCTCGGCCCCGGGTGCCGATGCCCGGGCCGACGAGCTGTTGGCCGGCGGCGGGGCCGGCCTTCCGGACGCCCACCCGGCGATCCTGGACCACGACGCCGTTCGGGCGGCCGATCCGCTCGGCCTGGACCGGGAATTCGGGGAGCTCCCGGCGGTCAACGCCGCCGGTGACGCCCGGACGTTGCTCGGGTGGGTCCGCACCGCCGCGCGCCGGGGGGATCCGGGATGGGCGGCCGAGGACGCGGTGGCCGCGCTGCGCGACGCCGGGATGCTCCTGGCCAGCCTGGGGCGTGCGGGTGTCGACCCGTCGGTCGCCGCGCCGGAGTGGGAACCACTGCTGACGGCGTGGGCCCTGCGCACGGACATGGTGCCCAGGGACACCGTCGTGCACTACGGGTTCTGGAACCCGGTGGGGGACAGGGAGCGACGCTTCCTCGACCGGGGCCCGCAGGAAGGGGCGCTGATCCAGAGCGTGCGGACCAGCTGTCGGCTGCTGCCGCTGGCCGGAACCGCCCTGGACGTCTCGTGGCGGTGTGGTCCGACGAGTCCCGCCGGGCTGGCGGCTCTGGCGGTGATGCGCGATGCCGTCGTCGCCTTCGCCGGCGAGTTCGCCCGGGTCCGGCAGATCGTGGACCCGCACTTCTTCATCGAGAAGCTGCGTCCGTTCTTCGAGCCGATCACCGTCGCGGGAAACCCCTGGAGCGGCCCGGCAGCCGCCTTCATCCCGCTCTACCTCGTGGACGAGGCGTTGTGGGGCGGCGGGGAGGCACTGGCCGCGATGCATGCCGAGGCCTTGCGCTACGGACGTCCGGAATGGCGGCGTGCGCGGGAACGGATGGCCGCGCGACCCGCCCTGTCGACCTGGCTCGAGGCGGGCGAGCGGGGTGATCACACGCCCGAGCTCGCGACCGCACTGGAACTGACCGACAGCGCGGTGCACGCTCTCCTGCGTTTCCGGGGCCAGCACGTCACGACGGCCCGGCGGGCGTACTCCGATCAGGACAGCGCCTTCCGCCACGGCAGCGGTGGATTCGTCCCGGAGGATCTCAAACGGGTGGTCGACGACGAGCGGGCGGCAGCCACCGGCCTGCACGCCGCCGAGCAACGGGCCGGGGCCTGA
- a CDS encoding tripartite tricarboxylate transporter permease — MGDQLGNLMNGFANALTPMNLMWVFVGCLLGTAVGVLPGLGSSMAVALLLPVTFSLDPVAAFIMFAGIYYGGLFGDSTTAILLNTPGNSSAIASTFEGHRMAKRGRAPQALATSAIGAFTGGLLATILVAFFAPVLADLATVFGPAEYFALAVVAFIATAAVVSDSAVKGIAALGIGLALALIGIDGISGASRFTFGLPSLLDGIDIVVITVGLLALGEVLHVASRIHKDSTATAMTVGKRPFLSKGEFREAMPAWLRGTAWGLPFGAIPAGGSEIPTFLAFGTERRLDRRRKDPQFGKGAIRGLAAPEAAANATAGSAMGSLLALGLPTSATAAIMLAAFQQYGMQPGPLLFTRNGDLVWALLASLFIGMFVLLIINLPFAPLWAKLLLIPKPYLYAGITVFAALGVYATSSSIVDLVLLVLLGLLGFVLRRFGMPLAPVLIAVILGPLAETSLRRTLAVSEGDAGALFASGITLTLYGLLAVGIVWVVISKIRGRARVDI; from the coding sequence ATGGGAGACCAGCTCGGGAACCTGATGAACGGGTTCGCCAACGCGCTCACCCCGATGAACCTGATGTGGGTGTTCGTCGGCTGTCTGCTCGGCACCGCCGTCGGTGTGCTGCCCGGCCTCGGCTCGTCCATGGCGGTGGCCCTGCTGCTGCCCGTCACCTTCAGCCTCGACCCGGTCGCCGCGTTCATCATGTTCGCCGGCATCTACTACGGCGGCCTGTTCGGTGACTCGACCACGGCCATCCTGCTCAACACCCCGGGCAACTCCAGCGCCATCGCGTCCACCTTCGAGGGCCACCGGATGGCCAAACGGGGGCGGGCGCCCCAGGCGTTGGCCACCTCGGCCATCGGCGCGTTCACCGGCGGCCTGCTGGCCACCATCCTGGTCGCGTTCTTCGCCCCGGTGCTCGCCGATCTGGCCACCGTGTTCGGTCCGGCCGAGTACTTCGCGCTGGCCGTCGTCGCGTTCATCGCCACCGCCGCGGTGGTGTCGGACTCCGCCGTCAAGGGCATCGCGGCGCTGGGCATCGGCCTGGCCCTCGCGCTGATCGGCATCGACGGCATCAGCGGTGCGTCCCGCTTCACCTTCGGCCTGCCGTCGCTGCTGGACGGCATCGACATCGTCGTCATCACCGTCGGTCTGCTCGCGCTGGGCGAGGTGCTGCACGTGGCCTCCCGCATCCACAAGGACTCCACGGCCACCGCGATGACCGTGGGCAAGCGGCCGTTCCTGTCCAAGGGCGAGTTCCGCGAGGCGATGCCGGCGTGGCTGCGCGGCACCGCGTGGGGGCTCCCGTTCGGGGCCATCCCGGCCGGCGGCTCGGAGATTCCGACGTTCCTGGCCTTCGGCACGGAGCGCCGGTTGGACCGCCGCCGCAAGGACCCCCAGTTCGGCAAGGGCGCCATCCGCGGCCTGGCCGCCCCGGAGGCCGCGGCGAACGCCACCGCCGGCTCGGCGATGGGGTCGCTACTGGCCCTGGGCCTGCCCACCTCGGCGACCGCGGCGATCATGCTGGCGGCGTTCCAGCAGTACGGCATGCAGCCCGGGCCGCTGCTGTTCACCCGCAACGGCGATCTGGTGTGGGCGCTGCTGGCCAGCCTGTTCATCGGCATGTTCGTGCTGCTGATCATCAACCTGCCGTTCGCACCGCTGTGGGCGAAGCTGCTGCTGATCCCCAAGCCGTACCTGTACGCCGGGATCACCGTGTTCGCCGCGCTGGGCGTCTACGCCACCAGCTCGTCGATCGTCGACCTCGTCCTGCTGGTGCTGCTCGGCCTGCTCGGGTTCGTGCTGCGCCGGTTCGGGATGCCGCTGGCCCCCGTGCTCATCGCCGTCATCCTCGGCCCGCTGGCCGAGACCAGCCTGCGGCGCACGCTCGCCGTCAGCGAGGGCGACGCCGGTGCGCTGTTCGCCTCCGGCATCACGCTGACCCTCTACGGGCTGCTCGCCGTGGGCATCGTCTGGGTCGTCATCAGCAAGATCCGCGGGCGGGCCCGGGTCGACATCTGA
- a CDS encoding tripartite tricarboxylate transporter TctB family protein, with protein sequence MTTSHSSRPVGVPVGTTDPAEGPSPAHPPVPPGVPRTSGLAELIVPAILVAVAGFLIVGTVSMQLPPSVQVPGPTFFPIVVIVLLLGMAVLSTVQILRSRRTVAATAELGDANVDMDGEAIVETPPDVPPGREPWPPRAVSDWRALLTVLGSLVAFIVLLRPAGWIIAAALLFWGVSYALGSRRPIFDISVALVMSSAIQLIFGVALGLNLPAGFLQGVL encoded by the coding sequence ATGACCACCTCCCACTCCTCCCGCCCGGTCGGCGTGCCGGTCGGCACCACCGACCCGGCAGAAGGACCCAGCCCCGCCCATCCGCCTGTTCCCCCCGGCGTGCCGCGCACCTCCGGCCTGGCCGAGCTGATCGTCCCGGCGATCCTGGTCGCCGTCGCGGGCTTCCTCATCGTCGGCACCGTCTCCATGCAGCTGCCCCCGTCGGTGCAGGTGCCCGGCCCGACGTTCTTCCCCATCGTGGTCATCGTCCTGCTGCTGGGAATGGCCGTGCTGTCGACGGTGCAGATCCTCCGCAGCCGCCGGACCGTGGCCGCCACCGCCGAGCTCGGTGACGCGAATGTCGACATGGACGGCGAGGCGATCGTCGAGACCCCGCCGGACGTCCCGCCGGGCCGTGAGCCGTGGCCGCCGCGCGCGGTCAGCGACTGGCGGGCCCTGCTCACCGTGCTCGGGTCGCTGGTCGCGTTCATCGTGCTGCTGCGCCCGGCCGGCTGGATCATCGCCGCCGCCCTGCTGTTCTGGGGAGTCAGCTACGCCCTCGGCTCCCGTCGGCCGATCTTCGACATCTCCGTCGCGCTGGTCATGTCCTCGGCCATCCAGCTCATCTTCGGTGTCGCGCTCGGCCTCAACCTGCCCGCCGGCTTCCTGCAGGGGGTGCTCTGA
- a CDS encoding Bug family tripartite tricarboxylate transporter substrate binding protein: MASTTTGPSPSASTAVPPPGKGGKRRNPALLVAWGVVAVLVIGAGFWSTLGSGTGQSARSRLALIAPAAPGGGWDGVAREAQRALRDEGVVNNVQVVNIPGAAGTIGLGQLADMTGQAGTLMVTGTVMVGGIIANDSDVTLSDVTPIARLAEDYEVLVVPAASPYTTLDEFLAGWKADPQGTAIGGGSKGGTDHLLAGLIAENVGIDPEQLNYLAFSGGGEALNAILANTVAASISGYNEFADQIEAGNVRALALGTKERVEGIDVPSLGEQGVDVELTNWRGLVAPPGLSTEQRTALDEIVREMVASPDWQDTIARNRWQDTYLAGDEFQQFLTQNTQEIQQIADELGIGA, from the coding sequence ATGGCATCCACCACCACCGGACCCTCGCCGTCCGCGTCCACCGCCGTCCCCCCACCCGGGAAGGGCGGGAAGCGTCGCAATCCCGCCCTGCTGGTGGCCTGGGGCGTCGTCGCCGTCCTCGTGATCGGCGCCGGATTCTGGAGCACCCTCGGGTCGGGGACCGGGCAGTCCGCCCGTAGCCGGCTCGCTCTCATCGCTCCCGCCGCCCCCGGTGGCGGCTGGGACGGCGTGGCCCGCGAGGCGCAGCGCGCGCTGCGCGACGAGGGCGTGGTCAACAACGTCCAGGTCGTCAACATCCCGGGCGCCGCCGGCACCATCGGTCTCGGTCAGCTCGCGGACATGACCGGCCAGGCCGGCACGCTCATGGTCACCGGCACCGTCATGGTGGGCGGCATCATCGCCAACGACAGCGACGTGACGCTGTCCGACGTCACGCCGATCGCCCGGCTCGCCGAGGACTACGAGGTGCTCGTCGTCCCGGCCGCGTCCCCGTACACCACGCTGGACGAGTTCCTGGCCGGCTGGAAGGCCGACCCGCAGGGCACCGCGATCGGCGGCGGCTCCAAGGGCGGGACCGATCACCTGCTTGCCGGTCTGATCGCCGAGAACGTGGGCATCGACCCGGAGCAGCTGAACTACCTGGCCTTCTCCGGTGGCGGTGAGGCGCTGAACGCGATCCTGGCCAACACCGTGGCCGCCAGCATCTCCGGCTACAACGAGTTCGCCGACCAGATCGAGGCGGGCAACGTCCGGGCGCTGGCCCTGGGCACCAAGGAGCGGGTCGAGGGCATCGACGTGCCCAGCCTGGGCGAGCAGGGGGTGGACGTCGAGCTGACCAACTGGCGCGGCCTGGTCGCGCCCCCCGGGCTGAGCACGGAGCAGCGGACAGCCCTGGACGAGATCGTCCGGGAGATGGTCGCCTCGCCCGACTGGCAGGACACCATCGCCCGCAACCGTTGGCAGGACACGTATCTCGCCGGCGACGAGTTCCAGCAGTTCCTCACCCAGAACACCCAGGAGATCCAGCAGATCGCCGACGAGCTCGGAATCGGGGCCTAG
- a CDS encoding universal stress protein: protein MTILAAYQQTPEGQAAVVRALAEARLRDTDLVVLTAPAHSGGEAVHTIDHVDAAAAEGLSVSIRPAVRTDHLADEIVDLATELSADMIVIGLRRRSPVGKLFLGSAAQDVLLNATVPVLAVRSS, encoded by the coding sequence ATGACGATCCTCGCCGCCTACCAGCAGACCCCCGAGGGGCAGGCCGCGGTCGTCCGTGCCCTGGCCGAGGCCCGGCTGCGGGACACCGATCTGGTGGTCCTCACCGCCCCCGCGCACAGCGGGGGAGAGGCCGTGCACACCATCGACCACGTGGATGCCGCTGCGGCGGAGGGTCTCTCGGTCTCCATCCGGCCCGCCGTCCGCACCGATCACCTGGCCGACGAGATCGTCGACCTGGCCACCGAGCTGTCCGCCGACATGATCGTCATCGGGCTGCGCCGTCGCTCGCCGGTCGGCAAGTTGTTCCTGGGGTCGGCCGCACAGGACGTCCTGCTCAACGCGACCGTCCCGGTGCTGGCCGTCCGTTCCTCCTGA
- a CDS encoding sensor histidine kinase translates to MRRRRLRFSTELLLLQAAVVAAVVLVGFALFALLLDRQLSSEYGQRALAIARSFAPDDDLRTAVADWSATAAAGPATSAELAAGPVQIAAEAVRTRNDALFVVVTDDRGIRLAHPDPAELGLPVSTDPSTALGGGEEVVVQTGTLGDSARAKVPVYGPDGSATAGTVVGAVSVGIDTEEIAAALGEDLQVAALFTVAALALGVGASALLNRRLRRLTLGVEPEELAGMASEHEAVLGGIGEGVVAVDPAGTLTVANGEARRLFALDLVPGIPIARAGLPGRLTALLTGTTATGEPVLVVAGEKVLVCSVRTVRRNGRDLGLVLTARDRTDLELLTRQLDAVQTMSTALRAQRHEFANRLHVVHGLLAHGDRDEAQEYVRTLLGSGPLGTLLAGIDAVRDPTVQAFLSAKAAHARERSITLRLGPETWLDATITDPVAVTTVLGNLVDNACDAAALVPGCPPSDAGGWVEVELLADGTTLFVTVADSGDGVPAPLVDAIFTENVSTRGVGGRGLGLALVRQVARALDGDVWLADRGGDGTGAVFVARLPGVLAAPASPPGSNGSDDRRSPGTTLTEES, encoded by the coding sequence ATGCGGCGACGACGCCTGCGGTTCTCCACCGAGCTCCTGCTCCTGCAGGCCGCGGTGGTGGCGGCCGTGGTCCTGGTGGGGTTCGCGCTGTTCGCCCTCCTGCTCGACCGCCAGCTCAGCTCGGAGTATGGCCAGCGGGCCCTGGCGATCGCCCGCTCCTTCGCCCCGGACGACGACCTCCGCACCGCGGTGGCCGACTGGTCGGCCACCGCGGCCGCCGGTCCCGCGACGTCCGCCGAGCTGGCCGCCGGGCCGGTCCAGATCGCGGCCGAGGCCGTCCGGACCCGCAACGACGCCCTGTTCGTGGTGGTGACCGACGACCGCGGTATCCGGCTGGCCCACCCCGACCCCGCCGAGCTGGGCCTCCCGGTGTCGACCGACCCGTCCACCGCACTGGGCGGCGGCGAGGAGGTCGTCGTGCAGACCGGAACTTTGGGTGACTCCGCCCGCGCGAAGGTGCCGGTCTACGGCCCTGACGGGTCGGCCACGGCCGGGACGGTCGTCGGTGCGGTCAGCGTCGGCATCGACACCGAGGAGATCGCCGCCGCCCTCGGCGAGGACCTGCAGGTCGCCGCCCTGTTCACGGTCGCCGCCCTCGCCCTCGGGGTGGGCGCCTCGGCCCTGCTGAACCGGCGGTTGCGCCGGTTGACCCTCGGGGTCGAACCGGAGGAGCTGGCCGGGATGGCCTCCGAGCACGAGGCGGTGCTGGGCGGCATCGGCGAGGGCGTCGTGGCCGTCGACCCCGCGGGCACGCTCACCGTGGCCAACGGCGAGGCCCGCCGGCTCTTCGCCCTCGATCTCGTCCCCGGCATCCCGATCGCGCGCGCGGGGCTGCCCGGGCGACTGACCGCCCTGCTGACCGGGACCACGGCGACCGGCGAACCGGTGCTCGTGGTGGCCGGGGAGAAGGTCCTGGTGTGCAGCGTGCGCACGGTCCGCCGGAACGGCCGGGACCTCGGTCTGGTGCTGACCGCCCGGGACCGCACCGATCTGGAGCTGCTGACCCGGCAGCTGGACGCGGTGCAGACGATGAGCACCGCCCTGCGCGCCCAGCGGCACGAGTTCGCCAACCGGCTGCACGTGGTGCACGGGCTGCTGGCCCACGGCGACCGCGACGAGGCCCAAGAGTACGTGCGCACCCTGCTCGGCTCCGGTCCGCTCGGCACGCTTCTCGCCGGCATCGACGCCGTCCGCGACCCCACCGTGCAGGCGTTCCTGTCGGCCAAGGCCGCCCACGCCCGCGAACGCTCGATCACCCTGCGACTCGGACCCGAGACCTGGCTGGACGCCACGATCACCGACCCGGTCGCGGTCACCACCGTGCTCGGCAATCTGGTCGACAACGCCTGCGACGCAGCGGCCCTCGTCCCGGGGTGCCCGCCGTCGGACGCCGGGGGCTGGGTGGAGGTCGAACTGCTCGCCGACGGCACCACCCTGTTCGTGACGGTGGCCGACAGCGGCGACGGGGTCCCGGCCCCGCTGGTCGACGCGATCTTCACCGAGAACGTCAGCACCCGCGGGGTCGGCGGACGGGGCCTCGGCCTGGCCCTGGTCCGGCAGGTGGCCCGGGCGCTGGACGGCGACGTCTGGCTGGCCGATCGCGGCGGGGACGGGACAGGCGCGGTGTTCGTCGCCCGGCTTCCCGGGGTGCTGGCCGCACCCGCGTCGCCCCCCGGATCGAACGGATCCGACGACCGGCGCAGCCCGGGGACGACCCTCACGGAGGAATCATGA
- a CDS encoding response regulator gives MTLRILVVDDDFRVARLHADVVGAQPGMQVAQVVANVRDALRAVTDRAADPAGRIDLALVDLYLPDGSGLDLVRRLDCDVLVLSAAAESGTVRAALRAGAVGYLVKPFAQEALIERLTAWARYRAVLTRADTLTQSELDLAVRALHTRSQHRPKGHSTLTEQTVTQAVLEADRALSAAEVAEQVGVSRATAQRYLAELSESGRIRMQLRYGATGRPEHRYSRPA, from the coding sequence ATGACCCTGCGGATCCTGGTCGTGGACGACGACTTCCGCGTCGCCCGCCTGCACGCCGACGTGGTGGGCGCCCAGCCCGGGATGCAGGTGGCCCAGGTGGTCGCGAACGTCCGTGACGCCCTGCGGGCCGTCACGGACCGGGCCGCCGACCCCGCGGGCCGGATCGATCTCGCCCTCGTCGACCTCTACCTGCCGGACGGATCGGGCCTGGATCTGGTCCGTCGGCTGGACTGCGACGTGCTCGTCCTCTCCGCGGCCGCGGAGAGCGGCACCGTCCGGGCGGCCCTGCGAGCCGGCGCCGTCGGGTACCTGGTCAAGCCGTTCGCCCAGGAGGCTCTGATCGAACGGCTCACCGCCTGGGCCCGCTACCGCGCCGTCCTCACCCGCGCCGACACCCTCACCCAGTCCGAACTGGACCTCGCCGTCCGGGCCCTGCACACGCGCTCCCAGCACCGCCCCAAGGGCCACTCCACCCTCACCGAACAGACCGTCACCCAGGCCGTGCTGGAGGCCGACCGCGCCCTGTCCGCGGCGGAGGTCGCCGAGCAGGTGGGGGTCTCCCGGGCGACCGCGCAGCGCTACCTGGCCGAGCTGTCGGAGTCCGGCCGCATCCGCATGCAGCTGCGCTACGGAGCCACCGGCCGCCCCGAGCACCGATACAGCCGGCCCGCCTGA